In Bacteroidota bacterium, one DNA window encodes the following:
- a CDS encoding deoxynucleoside kinase, translating into MSRSTKFDSPQPRYIAVEGPIGVGKTTLSELLAERFRAQLILERYEENPFLEKFYRDRRGSAFQTQLFFLLSRYRQHQEMTHTDLFYENVVCDYLFAKDRIFAEVNLNRDELKLYDEVAHALNKTLPTPDVVIYLQGSVSLLQQNIRKRSRSYEQGINREYLEELVTAYNDFFFHYRDSRLIVASCDHFDFLGRPDHFERLVETIMRFPYPPVEYMVSSESFFLPNEE; encoded by the coding sequence ATGAGCCGCTCGACGAAGTTCGATTCGCCGCAGCCGCGCTATATCGCCGTCGAAGGACCGATCGGGGTCGGTAAGACGACGCTCTCCGAGCTGCTCGCCGAGCGATTCCGGGCGCAGCTTATCCTCGAACGCTACGAAGAAAATCCATTCCTCGAGAAGTTCTACCGCGACCGCAGGGGCTCCGCGTTTCAAACACAGTTGTTTTTCCTGCTTTCGCGCTATCGGCAGCATCAGGAGATGACGCACACCGATCTCTTTTACGAAAATGTCGTTTGCGATTATCTCTTCGCGAAGGATCGCATCTTTGCGGAGGTCAATTTGAACCGGGACGAGCTCAAACTCTATGACGAGGTCGCACATGCGCTCAACAAGACGCTGCCGACTCCGGATGTCGTCATCTACCTTCAAGGAAGCGTAAGCTTGCTGCAGCAGAACATCCGTAAACGCAGCCGCAGTTATGAGCAGGGGATCAATCGGGAATACCTCGAAGAGCTGGTAACAGCCTACAACGATTTCTTTTTCCATTATCGCGACAGCCGGCTCATCGTTGCCAGTTGCGATCACTTCGATTTCCTCGGTCGCCCAGACCACTTCGAGCGATTGGTAGAAACGATCATGCGCTTTCCATATCCTCCGGTCGAATATATGGTATCGAGCGAGTCGTTCTTTCTCCCCAACGAAGAATAG
- the folK gene encoding 2-amino-4-hydroxy-6-hydroxymethyldihydropteridine diphosphokinase: MHHAYIGIGTNIEPRFERMRAAIEALSMIGSIAAESEIYETTPMGYTEQSDFLNAAVRLETDLSATELHTALKGLERHLGRQHRERWHEREIDFDLLLFDDEVILSETLTVPHPEMLRRAFVLVPLAEIAPDLVHPVLKKTMAQSLGELGGTGGGVHVYSSTD, encoded by the coding sequence ATGCATCACGCATATATTGGCATTGGGACGAACATCGAACCACGGTTCGAACGAATGCGAGCGGCTATCGAAGCACTTTCGATGATCGGTTCGATTGCGGCCGAAAGTGAGATCTATGAGACCACCCCGATGGGATACACGGAGCAATCCGACTTCCTGAATGCTGCCGTTCGGCTTGAGACCGATCTGAGTGCGACCGAACTCCACACAGCGCTCAAAGGGCTCGAACGTCATCTCGGCCGTCAGCACCGCGAACGCTGGCACGAGCGAGAGATCGACTTCGACTTGCTACTGTTCGATGACGAGGTTATCCTGAGCGAAACGCTGACCGTCCCGCACCCGGAAATGTTGCGTCGGGCGTTCGTGCTTGTGCCGCTTGCCGAGATCGCCCCGGACTTAGTCCACCCGGTCCTCAAGAAGACGATGGCCCAGTCACTTGGAGAATTAGGTGGGACAGGGGGCGGCGTTCACGTATATTCGAGTACCGACTAA